A stretch of Myceligenerans xiligouense DNA encodes these proteins:
- a CDS encoding peptidoglycan D,D-transpeptidase FtsI family protein codes for MKTSARPGARGTTSRLGLQAPPAGRDAPAPRTRGAAGARRPAPLEGRRYTPTRPAPGRPEVRQRWLIGITAVIVLVFVARLVQVQVIQGPALAADAQAARLATAVTPAHRGDITDADGVVLATSVDRYTVIADPVAIKDFRGHGRVDARGDAVQDGALGVAQLLGPVLNIPSAELAAELVGDSRYVVLAKDVVPRAQRAIAELGLRAYIRTDLVSKRTYPAGTVGAGLLGFVDGDQTGQAGIEAAYDDALAGTPGEETYERSRDGLRIPAAAQEYTPAVPGDDVRLTLVHDVQWKAQDAVDQAVRDTGAAYGIAVVQDVRTGEVVALADSGAHDPNDRSTAAVAEPSRAVTAVFEPGSTGKVITMAAALETGAWEPGSRFTVPDRWTAPSGQTFTDSHEHPVERLTLAGVLAESSNVGTVMAGEKIPLQTRQDYLAKFGFGQLTGLGLPGESAGIMPPEDVGRWDLRTRDTVLFGQGVAVNAIQATAVFSTVANGGIRTRPTLLAGTTDDEGQESPAARPDGERVISTGTADTLLHMMEAVTDEGGTAANANVPGYRVAGKTGTAQMWLEDGRQTYMASFVGVAPADDPRYTVGVFLRSPKSSIYGGEVAAPVFRDVMGFTLQKMDVPPSDEKYRPMKTTW; via the coding sequence GTGAAGACCTCCGCCCGGCCGGGCGCGCGCGGCACCACCTCCCGGCTCGGTCTCCAGGCCCCGCCGGCGGGCCGGGACGCACCGGCGCCGAGGACGCGCGGCGCGGCCGGTGCGCGCCGCCCGGCCCCGCTGGAGGGCAGGCGCTACACCCCGACGCGCCCGGCACCGGGCCGGCCGGAGGTCCGGCAGCGCTGGCTGATCGGCATCACGGCCGTCATCGTGCTGGTGTTCGTGGCGCGGCTCGTGCAGGTGCAGGTGATCCAGGGCCCGGCGCTGGCGGCGGACGCACAGGCGGCGCGCCTCGCCACCGCCGTCACCCCCGCGCACCGCGGGGACATCACCGACGCCGACGGCGTCGTGCTGGCCACCTCCGTGGACCGCTACACCGTCATCGCGGACCCGGTCGCCATCAAGGACTTCCGCGGGCACGGCCGCGTCGACGCGCGGGGCGACGCCGTGCAGGACGGCGCGCTCGGCGTGGCCCAGCTCCTGGGCCCGGTCCTGAACATCCCCTCCGCCGAGCTCGCCGCCGAGCTGGTGGGAGACTCCCGCTACGTCGTGCTGGCCAAGGACGTGGTGCCGCGTGCCCAGCGCGCGATCGCGGAGCTCGGGCTGCGCGCGTACATCCGGACCGACCTGGTCAGCAAGCGCACCTATCCGGCCGGCACGGTCGGAGCGGGTCTGCTGGGCTTCGTCGACGGCGATCAGACCGGCCAGGCCGGCATCGAGGCCGCGTACGACGACGCGCTGGCGGGCACGCCCGGCGAGGAGACGTACGAACGCTCGCGTGACGGACTGCGCATCCCGGCGGCGGCGCAGGAGTACACCCCGGCGGTCCCGGGCGACGACGTGCGCCTCACTCTCGTGCACGACGTGCAGTGGAAGGCGCAGGACGCCGTCGACCAGGCCGTCCGTGACACGGGCGCGGCGTACGGGATCGCCGTCGTGCAGGACGTGCGGACGGGTGAGGTGGTCGCGCTCGCCGATTCCGGTGCGCACGACCCGAACGACCGCTCCACGGCCGCCGTGGCCGAGCCGTCCAGGGCGGTGACCGCCGTGTTCGAGCCCGGCTCCACCGGCAAGGTGATCACGATGGCCGCGGCGCTGGAGACCGGCGCCTGGGAGCCGGGCTCGCGGTTCACCGTGCCCGACCGGTGGACGGCGCCGTCGGGCCAGACGTTCACCGACTCCCACGAGCACCCCGTCGAGCGGCTCACGCTGGCCGGCGTGCTCGCCGAGTCCTCGAACGTCGGCACCGTCATGGCGGGCGAGAAGATCCCGCTCCAGACCCGCCAGGACTACCTGGCGAAATTCGGGTTCGGGCAGCTGACGGGGCTCGGCCTGCCGGGCGAGTCGGCCGGGATCATGCCGCCGGAGGACGTCGGACGGTGGGACCTGCGCACCCGGGACACCGTGCTGTTCGGGCAGGGCGTGGCCGTGAACGCGATCCAGGCGACCGCCGTGTTCTCCACCGTCGCGAACGGCGGCATCCGCACCCGGCCCACCCTGCTCGCCGGGACGACGGACGACGAGGGCCAGGAGTCGCCGGCGGCGCGCCCGGACGGCGAGCGGGTCATCTCCACCGGCACCGCGGACACGCTCCTGCACATGATGGAGGCCGTGACCGACGAGGGCGGCACCGCGGCGAACGCGAACGTGCCCGGATACCGCGTGGCGGGCAAGACCGGTACCGCGCAGATGTGGCTCGAGGACGGCCGGCAGACCTACATGGCCTCGTTCGTGGGCGTCGCTCCCGCCGACGACCCCCGGTACACGGTGGGCGTGTTCCTCCGCTCCCCGAAGAGCAGCATCTACGGCGGCGAGGTCGCCGCGCCGGTGTTCCGTGACGTGATGGGCTTCACCCTGCAGAAGATGGATGTCCCGCCGAGCGACGAGAAGTACCGGCCGATGAAGACGACGTGGTGA
- the rsmH gene encoding 16S rRNA (cytosine(1402)-N(4))-methyltransferase RsmH produces MEMEGGRDMMNATEERAGGAADRHVPVLLQRCVDLLAPALAAPGSVLVDCTLGMGGHTEGVLEQVPTARVIGIDRDPEALRLASERLARFGDRFTPVHAVYDEIGEVVSEHTADGPTPGAVQGVLMDLGVSSLQLDETVRGFAYSQDAPLDMRMDPTRGHTAADVLNTYDERELARILREYGEERFAARIARAIVRRRESEPWERSGDLVDLLRATIPAATRKTGGHPAKRTFQALRIEVNGEIEVLGRAVPAAIEALATDGRIVVESYHSLEDRIVKRALQRGTTSSAPPGLPVEPETHKPYLEALTRGAETADGPELERNPRSASVRLRAARRVRPTPDHLREARGTRARTGHEKPRKHQARKEDRR; encoded by the coding sequence ATGGAAATGGAAGGAGGGCGGGACATGATGAACGCGACCGAGGAACGTGCCGGCGGTGCCGCGGACCGGCACGTGCCCGTCCTCCTGCAGCGCTGCGTCGACCTGCTCGCCCCGGCGCTCGCGGCGCCGGGTTCCGTGCTCGTCGACTGCACGCTCGGGATGGGGGGTCATACCGAGGGGGTCCTGGAGCAGGTGCCCACGGCCCGCGTGATCGGCATCGACCGCGACCCGGAGGCCCTCCGGCTCGCCTCGGAGCGCCTGGCGCGGTTCGGTGACCGCTTCACGCCCGTGCACGCGGTCTACGACGAGATCGGTGAGGTCGTCTCCGAGCACACGGCCGACGGCCCCACCCCGGGCGCCGTGCAGGGCGTCCTCATGGACCTCGGGGTCAGCTCGCTGCAGCTGGACGAGACCGTCCGCGGCTTCGCGTACTCCCAGGACGCACCGCTCGACATGCGGATGGACCCCACTCGCGGGCACACCGCGGCCGACGTGCTCAACACCTACGACGAGCGGGAGCTCGCGCGGATCCTGCGGGAGTACGGCGAGGAGCGGTTCGCCGCCCGGATCGCCCGGGCGATCGTGCGGCGCCGCGAGTCCGAGCCGTGGGAACGCTCGGGCGACCTGGTCGACCTGCTGCGCGCCACGATCCCGGCCGCCACCCGCAAGACCGGCGGGCACCCCGCCAAGCGCACCTTCCAGGCGCTGCGCATCGAGGTGAACGGCGAGATCGAGGTGCTCGGGCGCGCCGTCCCGGCGGCGATCGAGGCCCTGGCCACCGACGGGCGGATCGTCGTGGAGTCGTACCACTCGCTGGAGGACCGCATCGTCAAGCGAGCCCTGCAGCGCGGGACGACGTCGTCGGCCCCGCCCGGCCTGCCCGTCGAGCCCGAGACCCACAAGCCCTACCTGGAGGCGCTGACGCGCGGCGCGGAGACCGCCGACGGGCCGGAGCTGGAGCGCAACCCGCGCTCGGCATCGGTCCGCCTGCGGGCCGCACGGCGGGTGCGACCCACCCCGGACCACCTGCGCGAGGCACGCGGCACGCGGGCCCGCACGGGGCACGAGAAACCACGCAAGCACCAGGCACGCAAGGAGGACCGCCGATGA
- the mraZ gene encoding division/cell wall cluster transcriptional repressor MraZ, whose translation MGLLLGTFTPKLDEKGRLILPAKFRGRLAGGLVMTRGQDRCLFLLPMDEFSRIYEQVRSAPVTSRQARDYLRMFLSSASDEVPDKQGRVSIPASLREYAGLGRDVVVIGVGTRVEVWDAETWAAYSEEKEAGYAEIAEAISDLGI comes from the coding sequence CTGGGCCTTCTTCTCGGCACCTTCACCCCGAAGCTCGACGAGAAGGGCCGGCTCATCCTTCCCGCCAAGTTCCGGGGCCGTCTCGCCGGGGGGCTGGTCATGACCCGCGGTCAGGACAGGTGCCTCTTCCTGCTCCCGATGGACGAGTTCAGCCGGATCTACGAGCAGGTCCGTTCCGCGCCCGTGACGAGCCGGCAGGCGCGCGACTACCTGCGGATGTTCCTGTCGAGCGCCTCGGACGAGGTGCCCGACAAGCAGGGCAGGGTCTCCATTCCCGCGTCGCTGCGCGAGTACGCGGGCCTGGGTCGCGACGTCGTCGTGATCGGGGTCGGCACCCGCGTGGAGGTCTGGGACGCGGAGACCTGGGCGGCCTACTCGGAGGAGAAGGAGGCGGGCTACGCCGAGATCGCCGAGGCGATCTCGGATCTCGGAATCTGA
- a CDS encoding cellulose binding domain-containing protein, with protein sequence MRLRPVVAALAGLGLGAAGLGAAAVSTAAAALPATTADARDVTAQQADYEWGNVEIVGGGFVPGIVYSEAEQGLAYVRTDVGGAYRRDPGSSRWTPLLDHVGWDDWGHSGVLSIAPDPTDADNVYAMVGSYTNSWDPGNGAILRSADRGETWAKADLPFKVGGNMPGRGMGERLAVDPSDPSVLYLGTEGGNGLWRSTDTGATWSEVTAFPNPGDYVQDPSDPNDYLTGNQGVLWVEFDPDGASAGSPSNTIYVGVADKENNVYRSTDAGVTWERVPDQPTGFIPHKAVLDTEGGQFYLATSDTGGPYDGDLGDVWRLDTATGGWTRISPVPSDDPDAHFGYSGLTIDRQDPDTIMAVSQISWWPDIQVYRSTDRGETWSPIWEWAAYPERTLRYSLDISGAPWLDFGNQDAPDSPSPKLGWMTESFEIDPFDSDRFLYGTGATVYGGENLTAWDSGVTVAIGVRAQGIEETAVQDLAAPPGDIDLISGMYDIGGFVHDDVATVPDRFHYTQPYQTGVLGVDFAQDVPDTMVRVGESDEEGAGHLGVSTSGGDSWWAAQEPAGVAGPGTVAISADGSRILWSPEGADVHVSTTLGSSWTASSGVPAGARVEADRSDPQRFYAMAGGTFYASTDGGETFTASGAAGLPTGDVRFGAVPGRSGELFVAGSDDDGPYGLWHSADGGATFARVSGVEEADAVGFGAPAPGFDHPAVYISAQVGGVRGLFRSDDAGASWVRINDDEHQFAWTGQVITGDPDVFGRVYVGTNGRGIVMGEFTGTTPSPDPTPTGEPTEPEPTPTPTPTPTPTPTPTPTPTPTPTPTPTPEPTGTDPAPGCEAEWTVVNEWGTGFQGEVTVTSTGTETLDPWVIAWTFAPGVEVSSGWGADVVQDGTSVTATAPSWDSDLGTGESATVGFVATMPAGGTPSAADIRLGGAACGTT encoded by the coding sequence ATGAGACTTCGGCCAGTCGTCGCAGCCCTTGCCGGGTTGGGACTCGGAGCGGCCGGGCTGGGTGCCGCCGCGGTGAGCACCGCGGCCGCGGCCCTGCCCGCGACCACGGCGGACGCGCGGGACGTGACCGCGCAGCAGGCGGACTACGAGTGGGGCAACGTCGAGATCGTCGGGGGCGGCTTCGTTCCCGGCATCGTGTACAGCGAGGCCGAGCAGGGCCTGGCCTACGTCCGCACCGACGTCGGGGGCGCGTACCGGCGCGACCCGGGGTCCAGCCGCTGGACCCCGCTGCTGGACCACGTCGGCTGGGACGACTGGGGCCACAGCGGCGTCCTGTCGATCGCCCCGGATCCGACCGACGCGGACAACGTCTACGCGATGGTCGGCTCCTACACGAACTCCTGGGACCCGGGCAACGGCGCGATCCTGCGCAGTGCGGACCGGGGTGAGACCTGGGCCAAGGCCGATCTGCCGTTCAAGGTGGGCGGCAACATGCCGGGCCGCGGCATGGGTGAGCGGCTCGCCGTCGACCCCAGCGACCCGAGCGTGCTGTACCTCGGCACGGAGGGCGGCAACGGGCTGTGGCGCAGCACCGACACCGGAGCCACCTGGTCCGAGGTCACCGCGTTCCCCAACCCGGGCGACTACGTCCAGGACCCGTCGGACCCGAACGACTACCTGACCGGCAACCAGGGCGTGCTGTGGGTCGAGTTCGACCCCGACGGGGCGTCCGCGGGCAGCCCGAGCAACACGATCTACGTGGGCGTGGCGGACAAGGAGAACAACGTCTACCGCTCCACCGACGCGGGCGTCACGTGGGAGCGGGTGCCGGACCAGCCCACGGGCTTCATCCCGCACAAGGCGGTGCTGGACACCGAGGGCGGCCAGTTCTACCTCGCGACCTCGGACACGGGCGGCCCGTACGACGGCGACCTCGGCGACGTCTGGCGCCTGGACACCGCCACGGGCGGCTGGACACGGATCAGCCCCGTGCCGTCGGACGACCCGGATGCCCACTTCGGCTACTCGGGGCTGACCATCGACCGCCAGGACCCGGACACGATCATGGCCGTCAGCCAGATCTCGTGGTGGCCGGACATCCAGGTCTACCGCAGCACCGACCGCGGCGAGACGTGGAGCCCGATCTGGGAGTGGGCCGCGTACCCGGAGCGCACCCTGCGCTACTCGCTCGACATCTCCGGGGCGCCGTGGCTCGACTTCGGCAACCAGGACGCGCCGGACAGCCCCAGCCCCAAGCTCGGCTGGATGACGGAGTCCTTCGAGATCGACCCGTTCGACTCGGACCGCTTCCTGTACGGCACCGGCGCCACCGTGTACGGCGGCGAGAACCTCACCGCGTGGGACTCGGGCGTCACCGTGGCCATCGGCGTCCGCGCCCAGGGTATCGAGGAGACCGCGGTCCAGGACCTCGCCGCCCCGCCCGGCGACATCGACCTGATCTCGGGGATGTACGACATCGGCGGCTTCGTGCACGACGACGTCGCCACCGTGCCCGACCGCTTCCACTACACGCAGCCGTACCAGACGGGCGTGCTCGGCGTGGACTTCGCGCAGGACGTGCCGGACACGATGGTGCGTGTCGGGGAGTCCGACGAGGAGGGTGCCGGCCACCTGGGTGTGTCGACGTCCGGCGGTGACTCGTGGTGGGCCGCGCAGGAGCCGGCCGGTGTCGCCGGCCCGGGCACGGTCGCGATCAGCGCGGACGGCTCGCGGATCCTGTGGAGCCCGGAGGGCGCGGACGTGCACGTGTCCACGACGCTGGGGTCGAGCTGGACCGCGTCGTCGGGCGTCCCCGCCGGAGCACGGGTCGAGGCGGACCGCTCCGACCCGCAACGCTTCTACGCCATGGCGGGCGGCACGTTCTACGCCTCCACCGACGGCGGCGAGACCTTCACGGCCTCGGGGGCCGCCGGCCTGCCGACGGGGGACGTGCGGTTCGGCGCGGTGCCGGGGCGGTCCGGCGAGCTCTTCGTCGCCGGCAGCGACGACGACGGTCCGTACGGCCTGTGGCACTCGGCCGACGGCGGCGCCACGTTCGCGCGGGTGTCCGGCGTCGAGGAGGCCGACGCGGTCGGCTTCGGGGCGCCGGCCCCCGGGTTCGACCACCCGGCCGTGTACATCTCGGCGCAGGTGGGCGGCGTGCGCGGCCTGTTCCGGTCCGACGACGCCGGAGCGTCCTGGGTGCGGATCAACGACGACGAGCACCAGTTCGCCTGGACGGGCCAGGTCATCACGGGGGACCCGGACGTCTTCGGGCGGGTCTATGTCGGAACGAACGGGCGCGGCATCGTCATGGGCGAGTTCACCGGCACGACGCCGTCGCCGGACCCCACCCCGACGGGCGAACCCACGGAGCCCGAGCCGACCCCCACACCGACCCCCACGCCCACACCGACCCCCACGCCCACACCGACCCCCACGCCCACACCGACCCCCACGCCCACACCGGAACCCACCGGGACCGACCCGGCGCCCGGCTGCGAGGCCGAGTGGACGGTCGTGAACGAGTGGGGCACCGGCTTCCAGGGCGAGGTCACGGTGACCAGCACCGGTACGGAGACACTCGACCCGTGGGTGATCGCGTGGACGTTCGCGCCGGGCGTCGAGGTCTCCAGCGGCTGGGGCGCCGACGTCGTGCAGGACGGCACGTCGGTCACGGCCACGGCGCCGTCCTGGGACAGCGACCTGGGAACCGGCGAGTCGGCGACGGTGGGCTTCGTGGCCACGATGCCGGCCGGCGGTACGCCGTCGGCCGCCGACATCCGCCTCGGTGGCGCCGCCTGCGGGACCACCTGA
- a CDS encoding MFS transporter gives MARTRTTAAPHDVAHRSRGFAVLLVVTFLALTNYAALLSVVPLWAAEGGAGSAAMGSTTGVMMAGTVAAQLAMPWLFRLLDLRTMVVVGAALLGVPTPLYLLTTDLLPVLALSAARGAGFALVVVAGGTLVAELAVTGRFARSAALYGTSAALPNLVALPGGVWVAQTWGFDLTFWSAGAASLAGSLIALCLPGRTRGSFTLGSLAAARRIVRPIGIFLLAAAAFGAATTFVPVAGPGTRDVALALLAASAALVAARLAAGAVGDRFGTGRLLLPGGLLCAAGVAVIAVSLTGGPWFLLGAVLLGAGFGATQNDSFVSVVRALGAGHHGAASTVWNIAYDGGLGAGAFVLGLVIAQAGYTGAFLTLAAVITAVVLGLTWARPRER, from the coding sequence ATGGCCAGAACCCGCACCACAGCGGCACCGCACGACGTCGCCCATCGGTCGCGCGGGTTCGCGGTGCTCCTGGTCGTCACCTTCCTCGCGCTGACGAACTACGCGGCCCTGCTGTCCGTGGTCCCCCTGTGGGCCGCCGAGGGCGGCGCGGGCAGCGCGGCGATGGGCAGCACGACCGGCGTCATGATGGCGGGTACCGTCGCCGCGCAACTGGCCATGCCGTGGCTGTTCCGGCTGCTCGACCTGCGCACCATGGTGGTCGTGGGCGCCGCGCTCCTGGGCGTGCCGACGCCCCTCTACCTGCTCACCACCGACCTGCTGCCCGTCCTGGCCCTGTCCGCGGCACGCGGTGCGGGATTCGCGCTCGTCGTCGTCGCCGGCGGGACCTTGGTCGCCGAACTCGCGGTGACCGGGCGCTTCGCCCGCTCGGCGGCCCTCTACGGGACGTCGGCCGCGCTGCCCAACCTCGTCGCGCTGCCCGGCGGGGTCTGGGTGGCCCAGACCTGGGGCTTCGACCTCACGTTCTGGTCGGCGGGCGCCGCCTCCCTGGCCGGCTCCCTGATCGCCCTCTGCCTGCCGGGCCGCACCCGGGGGAGCTTCACGCTCGGATCCCTCGCCGCGGCCCGGCGCATCGTCCGGCCGATCGGGATCTTCCTGCTCGCCGCGGCCGCGTTCGGCGCCGCGACCACGTTCGTCCCGGTGGCCGGGCCGGGCACCAGGGACGTCGCCCTCGCCCTGCTGGCCGCGTCGGCGGCGCTGGTCGCGGCGCGCCTGGCCGCCGGCGCCGTGGGTGACCGGTTCGGCACGGGGCGACTGCTCCTGCCCGGCGGGCTCCTGTGCGCCGCCGGCGTCGCGGTGATCGCCGTCTCCCTGACCGGGGGCCCGTGGTTCCTCCTCGGCGCGGTGCTGCTCGGCGCGGGCTTCGGCGCGACGCAGAACGACTCCTTCGTCTCCGTCGTGCGCGCCCTCGGCGCCGGCCACCACGGCGCGGCCAGCACGGTCTGGAACATCGCCTACGACGGCGGACTCGGCGCGGGGGCGTTCGTGCTCGGGCTCGTGATCGCCCAGGCGGGCTACACGGGGGCGTTCCTGACGCTGGCCGCGGTGATCACCGCCGTCGTCCTCGGCCTGACATGGGCGCGACCCCGGGAACGCTGA
- a CDS encoding AAA family ATPase: protein MPLPPALAGRSSGNGAASGDPAALLPELVDTTSRIRAAIESVVTGRPGLADITLAVLLAEGHLLVEDVPGVGKTTLAKALARSIACAVGRIQFTPDLLPSDLTGVNIFRNDSHEFEFRPGPVFSNIVIGDEINRASPKTQSALLECMEEGQTTVDGTTHTLPRPFLVVATQNPVEMEGTYPLPEAQRDRFMARITVGYPDPDAELLMLERQEADNPLSHLDPVTDGAAMLRYSTFVRGVYASSSVKRYVLALVGATRDHAGLRLGASPRASLQLLKAAKAMAAMAGRDHVLPDDVQRLARPVIAHRLIQTTESRLGGVTPERIVDDIVRRTPVPALDRADRR from the coding sequence GTGCCGCTCCCGCCTGCCCTCGCCGGGCGGAGCTCCGGGAACGGCGCGGCGTCCGGCGACCCGGCCGCGCTGCTGCCCGAGCTCGTGGACACCACGAGCCGGATTCGCGCGGCGATCGAGTCGGTGGTCACGGGCCGGCCCGGACTGGCGGACATCACGCTCGCGGTACTCCTGGCCGAGGGGCACCTGCTCGTGGAGGACGTGCCGGGCGTCGGCAAGACCACGCTCGCCAAGGCCCTGGCCCGCAGCATCGCCTGCGCCGTGGGACGCATCCAGTTCACGCCGGACCTGCTGCCCAGCGACCTGACCGGGGTGAACATCTTCCGCAACGACAGCCACGAGTTCGAGTTCCGCCCTGGTCCGGTGTTCAGCAACATCGTCATCGGCGACGAGATCAACCGCGCGTCCCCCAAGACCCAGTCGGCCCTCCTGGAGTGCATGGAGGAGGGGCAGACCACCGTCGACGGCACCACGCACACGCTCCCCCGCCCGTTCCTCGTCGTCGCGACGCAGAACCCGGTCGAGATGGAAGGCACGTACCCGCTGCCCGAGGCGCAGCGGGACCGCTTCATGGCCCGCATCACCGTCGGCTACCCCGATCCCGACGCCGAGCTCCTCATGCTCGAGCGGCAGGAGGCCGACAACCCGCTGAGCCACCTGGATCCCGTCACCGACGGCGCCGCCATGCTCCGGTACTCGACGTTCGTGCGCGGCGTGTACGCGTCGAGCTCCGTCAAGCGGTACGTGCTCGCCCTCGTGGGCGCCACGCGAGACCATGCCGGCCTGCGGCTCGGCGCCTCGCCCCGCGCCTCGCTGCAGCTCCTCAAGGCGGCCAAGGCGATGGCCGCGATGGCGGGCCGCGACCACGTGCTGCCCGACGACGTCCAGCGGCTCGCCCGCCCCGTCATCGCGCACCGCCTCATCCAGACCACCGAGTCGCGCCTGGGCGGCGTGACACCCGAGCGGATCGTGGACGACATCGTCCGCCGCACCCCCGTGCCCGCGCTCGACCGGGCCGACCGCCGCTGA
- a CDS encoding DUF58 domain-containing protein codes for MRLVGALRRLGRVRLTGRGVGACLIGVALVLAGLLLSLPDLVATGAAALLAVTLAWLVTGLQRLDEGRGALVVHRQVVPSPVVRDARTDVHLAVSAATPTGAAYERLARLRLSEQAAHELAGHEGIRARVHARAERIDVRYSLMPSRRGRWPLGPLLTSRTDVFGLVRATQPLGGTTGVAVWPRTVELTMRTRARGDVDRASAGGSLQSSDDAVLREYVPGDDPRRVHWASAARRGQLLVRSDESAGVRPVSVLLDRGLLPHQQDGAAAFSRPAAVSDGEWAVDLIASAATSFLDAGHPSRILTTSAAPAVEGVRFVPTRSARHMLLDACVDLHGHRGPAEAAHAAGTTARALRLARRSSELLVAVLGPQAPDTRRELAALGADGSCWALLVAPRGKGFRHDVDDTAAELTAAGWHVARCEAGTDIERAWALLSEGTA; via the coding sequence ATGCGTCTGGTGGGCGCACTCCGCCGCCTCGGCCGCGTACGGCTCACCGGCCGGGGCGTCGGGGCCTGCCTGATCGGCGTGGCGCTCGTGCTCGCCGGCCTCCTGCTGTCCCTGCCGGACCTGGTGGCCACCGGCGCGGCGGCGCTGCTCGCCGTCACCCTCGCATGGCTGGTCACCGGGCTGCAGCGGCTCGACGAAGGGCGCGGCGCCCTGGTGGTGCACCGGCAGGTGGTCCCGAGCCCCGTGGTCCGTGACGCCCGGACCGACGTCCACCTCGCCGTCTCCGCCGCCACCCCGACCGGCGCCGCCTACGAGCGCCTCGCCCGCCTGCGGCTGTCGGAGCAGGCCGCGCACGAGCTCGCGGGCCACGAGGGCATCCGCGCACGCGTGCACGCCCGTGCGGAACGGATCGATGTCAGGTACTCCCTCATGCCGTCCCGTCGCGGGCGCTGGCCGCTCGGCCCCCTGCTGACCTCGCGCACCGACGTGTTCGGCCTGGTCCGGGCAACACAGCCACTGGGAGGCACGACGGGCGTGGCGGTCTGGCCACGCACCGTCGAGCTCACGATGCGCACGCGGGCACGGGGCGACGTCGACCGGGCGTCCGCGGGGGGAAGCCTGCAGTCGTCCGACGACGCCGTACTGCGCGAGTACGTTCCCGGCGACGACCCCCGCCGGGTGCACTGGGCGAGCGCCGCGCGCCGCGGCCAGCTCCTGGTGCGCTCCGACGAGAGCGCCGGCGTGCGGCCGGTGAGCGTCCTGCTGGACCGCGGTCTGCTGCCGCACCAGCAGGACGGCGCCGCGGCGTTCAGCCGTCCGGCGGCGGTGAGCGACGGCGAGTGGGCGGTGGACCTGATCGCGTCGGCTGCGACGTCCTTCCTGGATGCGGGACATCCCTCGCGCATCCTCACCACCAGTGCGGCCCCAGCCGTGGAGGGCGTCCGGTTCGTGCCGACACGCTCCGCCCGGCACATGCTGCTCGACGCCTGCGTCGACCTCCACGGGCACCGCGGGCCGGCGGAGGCGGCCCACGCCGCCGGCACCACCGCCCGGGCGCTCCGCCTGGCCCGCCGCTCGAGCGAGCTCCTGGTGGCGGTCCTCGGGCCGCAGGCCCCGGACACCCGCCGCGAGCTGGCCGCCCTCGGCGCGGACGGCTCCTGCTGGGCGCTGCTCGTGGCCCCGCGCGGCAAGGGGTTCCGGCACGACGTGGACGACACCGCCGCCGAGCTCACCGCCGCGGGCTGGCACGTGGCGCGGTGCGAGGCCGGCACCGACATCGAGCGCGCCTGGGCGCTCCTGAGCGAGGGAACGGCATGA